The DNA region ttaagcgtgcggaccctacgggtttgagaactatgtagacatgaccgggacacgtctccggtcaataaccaatagcggaacctggatgctcatattggctcctacatattctacgaagatctttatcggtcagaccgcataacaacatacgttgttccctttgtcatcggtatgttacttgcccgagattcgatcgtcggtatcttaatacctagttcactctcgttaccggcatgtctctttactcattccgtaatacatcatctcgcaactaactcattagttgcattgcttgcaaggcttaagtgatgtgcattaccgagagggcccagagatacctctccgacaatcggagtgacaaatcctaatctcaaaatacgccaacccaacatgtacctttggagacacctgtagagcacctttataatcacccagttacgttgtgacgtttggtagcacacaaagtgttcctccggtaaacgggagttgcataatctcatagtcataggaacatgtataagtcatgaagaaagcaatagcaacatactaaacgatcgagtgctaagctaacagaatgggtcaagtcaatcacatcattctcctaatgatgtgatcctgttaatcagatgacaacacatgtctatggttaggaaacatgaccatctttgatcaacaagctagtcaagtacaggcatactagtgacactctgtttgtctatgtattcatacatagatcatgtttccggttaatacaattctagcatgaataataaacatttatcatgaaataaggaaataaataataactttattattgcctctagggcatatttccttcagtctcccacttgcactagagtcaataatctagttcacatcaccatgtgatttaacaccaatagttcacatcatcatgtgattaacacccatagttcacatcgttatgtgaccaacactcaaagggtttactagagtcaataatctagttcacatcgctatgtgattaacacccaaagagtactaaggtgtgatcatgttttgcttgtgagagaagtttagtcaacgggtctgccacattcagatccgtatgtattttgcaaatttctatgtcaataatACTCTGctcggagctactctagctaattgctcccactttcaatatgtatctagtgTTACAAACAGTGCCAACTCAATGCAACCTCTTATTGTACGAGTCTTGAGTCTTGACTGAATAAAGGAAATGAGGTGTTGTATTTCTGAAAGCATACGCAGAAAAAAAATTGTTCATCGTGAACAACGTGAGGAAGCCTCTCTTTAGCAAAGAGTCCTGCTACACGTACGACAACTTTTGTATGATTTTTGTACGACAGTCATCAGTTGATTCAAGTCCATGTACGAGTGATATCACGCCGTACAAAAATCGGAGCAAAAGACAGTCCAAACATAGGTGGAGAGCGGCTGGATTGCTTCCTGCAGTGGCACAGTGAATTGTTTGTTACCTATCGGAATGTTGAAGCAATGTCCATGGCAACTGATGGAATTACTACTGTACTAGTGCCTGACTCCAGGATTTCACTGGAGGTCTGAAATTGGGAAAGTAATAGGGATAAATCAAACAATATGGTAGTAGTGAGCTTATTCAGGAATAGATAATTGCTTAGATGAGGAGACCGTACCTTACTGGCGGCAAAGGCATGTCAGCACTCATGTCTAATAGATTTTCATGGTGGGACGTTTTGGATGGGCTTCTGCTGCGCGCTTCAGCCAAGCCCTGGGTGTCTCCTCCCCGTCATTGCTGGAATTATCACGCTGCAGAAAAACCACAACACGCTCGAGAGAAGGGAGGTGCTCCATGCTGCAGTCAACCTCACCACTCGCGATCGACAGTGCGGAGACCCTGAACTCAAGGTGTTGAACCCTTGGCATAGCTCCAGGTGGAAAAAGGCACGGCGAAGTCAGAAACCCGAAGAACTTGCAGCATCTCGCATATCTGAATGCATCGGCCCTCACAACCAACGTTCCCATCACGCGACTTGCACGCAGCCGCAGAAACCGAAGAGCAGGCAGCATCCCAATGATCTGAATGTCTTCCCCTTGCAGTTCTTCCACGTCTATTTCCAGGGTGGAGAGGTGGGGAAGCGAACTTGAATTAACCCACTTTGGAAGTCGCGAGAACGACCCTTCTTTGAAGCTCCATGACTTAAAAGTATGAAGTTGTGGAGGGGGCACCCAGCTTACACGCATGCAATCATTCAGTCTGCCACCAAAATTAATCCATAGACTTCGCAATTTTTGCAAGTTGCCTAGGGACTCAATTAACATATCCATATTGACCAGATCAATGTCCTTATTGTCGCAGTAAAGTATGAGTTTCGTAACCTCTGTCagatagctcagctctttcacaATGTGAGGAGATGAGGATAAGTCTACTCGTTTCAACATTTGGAGGTATACCAAATTCCCCATTCCTTTTGGCAGCATCACTCTACGATCGACATATAGGCATATCAATTTTCTTAGCTGAACAACACTTGAAGGTAATTCTTTTATACGAGTTTTTTTTATATCTAGTATCTGCAAAAGCTGCAACTTGCCGATGTCAATTGGGAGTTCGCGAACATTTGTATTCCTGAGCCCTAGGTACCTTAGGTGAATTAAATTTCCGACATACTTGAGACTGATACCAGAGCCACTTCCACAATTTCCAAGATCCAGCACACGTAAAAATTGGAAGCTTGAGAGAGATGGCAACCAATCACAAGTAACCGGAGAAAAAACAGCAAAGGACCTCACTTTTGATAGGCTAGTGCTATCTAATTGATGGTTCTGAACTTTTGCCTTGATATTATGAAGTGATAACCTGCGAAATTTTCTATGCACATTAGATGCATGCCACTCATCATTATCCAATATGGAGATAAAATTCTCCTCACTTGACAATGAGAATATAAGGTCAAGCACCATATCATGTATTCGGCAACTTACTACCGTTCCTTCCTCGTTGATTTTTGATGGCTGGATCAAGCTCCTGTTCAGAAGCTCATTGTAGTAGCTCTCTCCGATCTCAAACAGCCTGGTTTCTTCTTTATCACATTGGATAAACCCTTCAGAAAGCCACCTCCATATCAGCCAATCTCTCTTAATCTCAGAGTCTT from Triticum urartu cultivar G1812 unplaced genomic scaffold, Tu2.1 TuUngrouped_contig_6781, whole genome shotgun sequence includes:
- the LOC125531075 gene encoding disease resistance protein RGA5-like isoform X2; this translates as MEVAAGALSPVLRKLGELLAGEYNLEKRVKKGVQSLLIELEMMHAILRKVSEVPSDQLEEPVRIWAGKVRDLSCDMEDAVDDFLVRVDEGSSRKPTNMRNRVNKFLKKTTKLFGKGKALHQICDAIEEAQDLAKQLADLRKRYELDMHSSSNGATIDPRVLALHKDVGELVGVDYTRDELIKTLICEDGSSNEQLKTIPIVGVGGLGKTTLTKAVYEKIKAQFDCVAFVSVGQNPDIKKVFKDLLYGLDNGKFSDIHNTTRDENLLIKQISDYLVDKRYLIVIDDIWEEEIWRFINCALYKNNLHSRVITTTRNVCVSEACLSSSDDMIHQMKPLSDEDSQILFHRRIFQSEEKCPEDLQAVSREILKKCAGVPLAIITIASLLVSNQRIKQKEEWMHVHSSMGRGVTEGGIVKDMKRILSLSYYDLPSHLKPCLLYLSMFPEDSEIKRDWLIWRWLSEGFIQCDKEETRLFEIGESYYNELLNRSLIQPSKINEEGTVVSCRIHDMVLDLIFSLSSEENFISILDNDEWHASNVHRKFRRLSLHNIKAKVQNHQLDSTSLSKVRSFAVFSPVTCDWLPSLSSFQFLRVLDLGNCGSGSGISLKYVGNLIHLRYLGLRNTNVRELPIDIGKLQLLQILDIKKTRIKELPSSVVQLRKLICLYVDRRVMLPKGMGNLVYLQMLKRVDLSSSPHIVKELSYLTEVTKLILYCDNKDIDLVNMDMLIESLGNLQKLRSLWINFGGRLNDCMRVSWVPPPQLHTFKSWSFKEGSFSRLPKWVNSSSLPHLSTLEIDVEELQGEDIQIIGMLPALRFLRLRASRVMGTLVVRADAFRYARCCKFFGFLTSPCLFPPGAMPRVQHLEFRVSALSIASGEVDCSMEHLPSLERVVVFLQRDNSSNDGEETPRAWLKRAAEAHPKRPTMKIY
- the LOC125531075 gene encoding disease resistance protein RGA5-like isoform X1 — its product is MEAAAGALSPVLRKLGELLAGEYNLEKRVKKGVQSLRTELEMIHAVLREVGKVPLDQLQEPVRIWAGKVRDLSCDMEDAVDDFLVRVDEGPSSKPTNMRNRVKKFLKKTTKLFGNGKALHQISSAIKEAEDLATELVGLRKKYELDMRSTSNGATIDPRVLALHKDVGELVGVDCTRDELIKTLICEDGSSKEQLKTISIVGVGGLGKTTLTKAVYEKIKAQFDCVAFVSVGQNPDIKKVFKDLLYGLDNGKFSDIHNTTRDENLLIKQISDYLVDKRYLIVIDDIWEEEIWRFINCALYKNNLHSRVITTTRNVCVSEACLSSSDDMIHQMKPLSDEDSQILFHRRIFQSEEKCPEDLQAVSREILKKCAGVPLAIITIASLLVSNQRIKQKEEWMHVHSSMGRGVTEGGIVKDMKRILSLSYYDLPSHLKPCLLYLSMFPEDSEIKRDWLIWRWLSEGFIQCDKEETRLFEIGESYYNELLNRSLIQPSKINEEGTVVSCRIHDMVLDLIFSLSSEENFISILDNDEWHASNVHRKFRRLSLHNIKAKVQNHQLDSTSLSKVRSFAVFSPVTCDWLPSLSSFQFLRVLDLGNCGSGSGISLKYVGNLIHLRYLGLRNTNVRELPIDIGKLQLLQILDIKKTRIKELPSSVVQLRKLICLYVDRRVMLPKGMGNLVYLQMLKRVDLSSSPHIVKELSYLTEVTKLILYCDNKDIDLVNMDMLIESLGNLQKLRSLWINFGGRLNDCMRVSWVPPPQLHTFKSWSFKEGSFSRLPKWVNSSSLPHLSTLEIDVEELQGEDIQIIGMLPALRFLRLRASRVMGTLVVRADAFRYARCCKFFGFLTSPCLFPPGAMPRVQHLEFRVSALSIASGEVDCSMEHLPSLERVVVFLQRDNSSNDGEETPRAWLKRAAEAHPKRPTMKIY